Genomic DNA from Actinomycetota bacterium:
TAATTAGCATATTCATAATTAGAGTATTAACCCATTAAATCTTTTAAAGGAAAAAACAAATTTTAAAAAATATTTTATTATCCTTTTGATATTTATTAACTGCTAATTATTTTCAATTTATTTCTGTCTGATCTTGTCTAGTGCCTCTTTTGCAGCTGTCCGAACAAAATTATCTATTATCATAAAGAGCTTGAGTAAGTGCTTCCACAGCCCTCTTGTCCTCTATTTTTTCAAGAGCTTCTGCTGCACGCCTTCGAACA
This window encodes:
- a CDS encoding HEAT repeat domain-containing protein — its product is MALGEIGEPAVEPLILALKNKNIFVRRRAAEALEKIEDKRAVEALTQALYDNR